The Pseudomonadota bacterium genome has a window encoding:
- a CDS encoding glycosyltransferase family 39 protein yields the protein MHYSELHNKEIAPSFLTANIILAVFAAAIIIAILILSSVPPVSRDALTHHLAVPKLYLNHGSIYEIPSLKFSYYPMNLDLLYLIPLYFGNDIAPKYIHFIFGLLTALLIYRYLKKRINKTYALFGAIFFLSIPVIVKLSITAYVDLGLIFFSTASIIFLFKWIESDFRIKHLIVSALFCGLALGTKYNAIIVFFLLSVFVVFAYIRTYDHGENKPESAKSFKVMYFGIIFIIVSLLVFSPWMARNYIWTKNPVYPLYNNFFKKLDTKPIIQKPYNNNLLNKEKNKIKSKKWSHFATRKVIYHESLTKILLIPLRIFFEGEDGEPIHFDGKLSPFLLILPFFAFIAFKKDDKSIKIEKTMLLSFSILYILFAFFKIDMRIRYIAPVIPPLIILSAMGLHNIFLSLSTRFSFFSRRIYQYCLIVFIGVIVFSNVLYIIKQFDYVKPFGYLSGKVSRDEYIERYCSEYPAFKYANNNLPNNAKILCLFLGNRRYYSNKNVIFGENLLKSSVKSSDGIIYDMKKKRITHLLIGYNLFNWWLNNNFSDREKVLIEKFFNENTALVFSKSGYGLFELTP from the coding sequence ATGCATTATAGCGAATTACATAATAAAGAAATTGCACCTTCATTCTTAACTGCAAATATCATACTTGCAGTATTTGCGGCTGCTATTATTATCGCTATATTAATACTTTCATCGGTTCCACCCGTGAGCAGAGATGCTCTGACTCATCATCTCGCTGTTCCAAAACTTTATTTAAATCATGGCAGTATATATGAAATTCCATCACTGAAATTTTCATATTATCCAATGAATCTTGATCTCTTATATCTTATCCCTCTTTATTTTGGAAATGATATCGCTCCAAAATATATCCATTTTATCTTCGGATTGCTTACGGCATTACTTATTTACAGATATTTAAAAAAACGCATTAATAAGACCTATGCGCTTTTTGGAGCTATCTTCTTTTTATCTATTCCTGTAATTGTAAAGCTTTCAATAACTGCTTATGTTGATTTAGGACTTATCTTTTTTTCAACAGCATCAATAATATTTCTATTTAAGTGGATTGAATCTGATTTCAGGATTAAACATCTCATTGTTTCAGCGCTTTTTTGCGGACTTGCTCTTGGTACAAAATATAATGCCATTATTGTTTTTTTCCTCTTATCCGTATTTGTTGTCTTTGCATATATAAGAACTTACGATCACGGTGAAAACAAACCGGAATCAGCCAAATCCTTTAAAGTAATGTATTTTGGCATTATATTTATTATTGTTTCTCTTCTGGTTTTTTCACCCTGGATGGCAAGAAATTACATCTGGACAAAAAATCCTGTATATCCGCTTTATAATAATTTTTTTAAAAAGCTTGATACAAAACCAATTATACAAAAACCATATAATAATAATTTACTTAATAAAGAAAAAAATAAAATCAAAAGCAAGAAATGGAGCCATTTTGCAACAAGGAAAGTAATATATCATGAATCATTAACAAAAATACTTCTTATTCCTTTAAGAATATTTTTTGAAGGAGAAGACGGAGAGCCAATACATTTTGATGGAAAATTATCTCCGTTTTTATTGATATTACCTTTTTTTGCATTCATAGCTTTTAAGAAAGACGATAAATCAATAAAAATTGAAAAAACAATGCTTCTTTCTTTTTCAATTTTATATATTCTGTTTGCTTTTTTTAAAATCGACATGAGAATAAGATATATTGCTCCTGTTATTCCGCCTCTTATTATACTATCAGCCATGGGACTTCATAATATATTTTTATCTTTAAGCACCCGTTTCTCTTTTTTCTCAAGAAGAATATACCAATATTGCCTTATTGTCTTTATAGGTGTAATTGTTTTCAGCAATGTACTATATATCATCAAACAGTTTGATTATGTAAAACCATTTGGATATTTAAGCGGAAAAGTAAGCCGGGATGAATATATTGAACGTTACTGTTCGGAATATCCGGCATTTAAATACGCAAACAATAATCTTCCAAATAACGCAAAAATTCTATGCCTGTTTTTAGGTAATCGCCGCTATTACAGCAACAAGAATGTAATATTTGGTGAGAATCTTTTAAAAAGTTCTGTCAAATCTTCGGATGGGATAATATATGATATGAAGAAAAAAAGAATAACCCATCTTCTTATAGGGTACAATCTTTTTAACTGGTGGTTAAATAACAATTTTAGTGATAGAGAAAAGGTATTGATAGAAAAGTTTTTTAATGAAAACACAGCGCTTGTATTTTCTAAAAGCGGGTATGGGCTGTTTGAGTTAACACCTTAA
- a CDS encoding glycosyltransferase family 2 protein, protein MHPNKVSVIVPVFNEAEIIVGLINKIQDLYPDYEVIVINDGSTDNSAQLAEKAGAIVYSHPYNIGNGAAIKSGMRVASGDILVFMDGDGQHDPADIAVLVKYMPDYDMVVGARNIKNHASFGRAIGNSFYNWLASYVAKFYIKDLTSGFRAIKSKIARNFLNLIPNTYSYPTTLTLSVLRSGWAVKYVPIEIKERKTGKSSIKFYKDGVRFFMIIAKICTLYSPLRIFLPVSFVIFLLGLSNSIYTLSVHNRFTNMSALLLMSSIIIFMMGLVSEQICQMRHEGQEETHLPISNQ, encoded by the coding sequence ATGCACCCAAACAAAGTTTCAGTCATAGTACCGGTTTTTAATGAAGCGGAAATAATAGTAGGTCTTATCAATAAGATACAAGATCTTTATCCTGATTATGAAGTTATCGTTATTAATGATGGTTCAACTGATAATAGCGCACAACTTGCCGAAAAAGCCGGTGCTATTGTTTACAGCCATCCTTATAATATTGGCAATGGTGCAGCCATCAAAAGCGGAATGAGGGTAGCATCAGGAGATATATTAGTATTTATGGATGGTGACGGACAGCATGACCCGGCGGATATAGCAGTCTTAGTAAAATATATGCCGGATTATGACATGGTGGTTGGTGCAAGAAACATAAAAAATCATGCATCTTTTGGAAGAGCTATAGGAAACAGTTTTTATAACTGGCTGGCCTCTTATGTAGCAAAATTTTATATTAAAGATCTCACATCAGGGTTCCGGGCTATAAAATCAAAGATAGCAAGAAACTTTTTAAATCTTATTCCAAATACCTACTCGTATCCGACAACTCTTACCTTAAGCGTTTTAAGAAGCGGCTGGGCGGTTAAATATGTTCCTATAGAAATAAAGGAAAGAAAAACAGGTAAAAGCAGTATTAAGTTTTATAAAGACGGGGTCAGGTTTTTTATGATCATAGCAAAAATTTGCACTCTTTATTCTCCGTTAAGAATTTTTCTTCCTGTAAGTTTTGTTATTTTTCTGCTTGGATTGTCAAATTCCATATATACTTTATCGGTTCATAATAGGTTTACGAATATGAGCGCTCTTCTTTTAATGAGTTCAATCATTATCTTCATGATGGGACTTGTATCCGAACAAATATGCCAAATGAGACATGAGGGACAAGAAGAAACCCACCTGCCGATTTCAAATCAATAA